One Fundulus heteroclitus isolate FHET01 chromosome 1, MU-UCD_Fhet_4.1, whole genome shotgun sequence genomic window carries:
- the src gene encoding proto-oncogene tyrosine-protein kinase Src isoform X3, with product MGGSKSKPKDVGQRTRSLDSNISSGGGAGGHHHKSAQQSATPNRSPTVDTGLSNNQSITNNAELALFGGAENHSISSNRITLAGVTAFVALYDYESRTETDLSFKKGERLQIINNTRKISCREGDWWLALSLTTGKSGYIPSNYVAPSDSIQAEDDLKLTLDSRWFFAKITRRDSERMLLALDNRRGTFVVRESETTKGAYCLSVLDYDNTRGLNVKHYKIRKLDSGGFYITSRTPFGSLQQLVNHYRKHADGLCHILTDICPTLKPQTQGLSRDAWEIPRESLRLEVKMGQGCFGEVWMGTWNGTTRVAIKTLKPGTMSPEAFLQEAQVMKKLRHEKLVQLYAVVSEEPIYIVTEFMGQGSLLECLKGEFGAVLRLPQLVDFASQIASGMAYVERMNYVHRDLRAANILVGDNLVCKVADFGLARLIEDNEYTARQGAKFPIKWTAPEAALYGRFTIKSDVWSFGVLLTELATKGRVPYPGMVNREVLDQVERGYRMPCPAECPASLHELMLNCWRKEPEERPTFEYLQGFLEDYFTSTEPQYQPGDNL from the exons ATGGGTGGATCCAAGAGTAAGCCCAAAGATGTCGGCCAGCGAACCCGCAGCCTTGACAGCAACATCAGCTCTGGGGGAGGGGCTGGCGGTCACCACCACAAATCTGCCCAACAGTCAGCGACACCCAACCGTAGCCCAACTGTGGACACGGGTCTCAGTAACAACCAGTCAATCACCAATAATGCCGAACTCGCTCTGTTTGGAGGCGCGGAAAATCACAGCATCTCTTCGAACAGAATAACCCTAGCAG GTGTGACGGCATTTGTGGCCTTGTACGACTACGAGTCTCGAACAGAGACAGATCTGTCTTTCAAGAAGGGGGAGCGTCTCCAGATAATAAATAACAC GAGGAAGATAAGCTGCAG GGAAGGGGACTGGTGGCTGGCGCTCTCCCTGACCACCGGAAAGAGCGGCTATATCCCCAGCAATTATGTGGCTCCATCTGACTCCATCCAGGCAGAAGA TGATCTCAAACTGACTCTAGATTCCAG atggTTCTTTGCCAAAATCACACGCCGTGATTCAGAGAGGATGCTGCTAGCTTTGGACAACAGAAGAGGGACTTTCGTggtgagagagagtgagacaACCAAAG GTGCCTACTGTCTGTCAGTGTTGGACTATGACAACACCAGAGGGCTCAATGTGAAACACTACAAGATCAGGAAGCTGGACAGCGGGGGCTTCTACATCACGTCCCGCACGCCGTTCGGCAGCCTGCAGCAGCTCGTCAACCATTACCGCA agcACGCAGACGGGCTGTGTCACATTCTGACGGACATCTGTCCCACGCTGAAGCCTCAGACTCAGGGCTTATCCAGGGATGCCTGGGAGATCCCAAGAGAGTCCCTACGCCTGGAGGTCAAGATGGGGCAGGGCTGCTTCGGAGAGGTCTGGATGG GAACGTGGAACGGTACGACGCGGGTGGCGATCAAGACGCTGAAGCCCGGCACCATGTCCCCCGAGGCTTTCCTGCAGGAAGCTCAGGTCATGAAGAAACTGAGACACGAGAAGCTTGTGCAGCTGTACGCCGTGGTGTCTGAGGAGCCCATCTACATCGTAACGGAGTTCATGGGCCAAG GCAGCTTACTGGAGTGTCTGAAAGGAGAGTTTGGTGCAGTGCTCCGCCTTCCACAGCTGGTGGACTTTGCCTCACAG ATCGCTTCAGGGATGgcctatgtggagaggatgaaCTATGTGCATAGAGACCTGCGAGCTGCTAACATCCTGGTGGGGGATAATCTGGTGTGCAAAGTAGCTGATTTTGGTCTGGCTCGCCTCATTGAGGATAACGAATACACGGCCAGGCAAG GCGCCAAGTTTCCCATCAAGTGGACGGCTCCGGAGGCGGCGCTCTACGGCCGATTCACCATCAAATCTGACGTCTGGTCCTTCGGGGTCCTGCTGACGGAGCTGGCCACCAAAGGCCGTGTGCCCTATCCAG GTATGGTGAACAGGGAGGTTTTGGATCAGGTGGAGCGTGGTTACAGGATGCCGTGTCCAGCAGAATGCCCGGCTTCTCTCCACGAGCTGATGCTAAACTGCTGGAGGAAGGAGCCTGAGGAGAGGCCCACCTTTGAATACCTGCAGGGCTTCCTGGAGGATTACTTCACCTCCACAGAGCCTCAGTACCAGCCTGGGGATAACCTGTAA
- the src gene encoding proto-oncogene tyrosine-protein kinase Src isoform X1 — MGGSKSKPKDVGQRTRSLDSNISSGGGAGGHHHKSAQQSATPNRSPTVDTGLSNNQSITNNAELALFGGAENHSISSNRITLAGVTAFVALYDYESRTETDLSFKKGERLQIINNTEGDWWLALSLTTGKSGYIPSNYVAPSDSIQAEDDLKLTLDSRWFFAKITRRDSERMLLALDNRRGTFVVRESETTKGAYCLSVLDYDNTRGLNVKHYKIRKLDSGGFYITSRTPFGSLQQLVNHYRKHADGLCHILTDICPTLKPQTQGLSRDAWEIPRESLRLEVKMGQGCFGEVWMGTWNGTTRVAIKTLKPGTMSPEAFLQEAQVMKKLRHEKLVQLYAVVSEEPIYIVTEFMGQGSLLECLKGEFGAVLRLPQLVDFASQIASGMAYVERMNYVHRDLRAANILVGDNLVCKVADFGLARLIEDNEYTARQGAKFPIKWTAPEAALYGRFTIKSDVWSFGVLLTELATKGRVPYPGMVNREVLDQVERGYRMPCPAECPASLHELMLNCWRKEPEERPTFEYLQGFLEDYFTSTEPQYQPGDNL, encoded by the exons ATGGGTGGATCCAAGAGTAAGCCCAAAGATGTCGGCCAGCGAACCCGCAGCCTTGACAGCAACATCAGCTCTGGGGGAGGGGCTGGCGGTCACCACCACAAATCTGCCCAACAGTCAGCGACACCCAACCGTAGCCCAACTGTGGACACGGGTCTCAGTAACAACCAGTCAATCACCAATAATGCCGAACTCGCTCTGTTTGGAGGCGCGGAAAATCACAGCATCTCTTCGAACAGAATAACCCTAGCAG GTGTGACGGCATTTGTGGCCTTGTACGACTACGAGTCTCGAACAGAGACAGATCTGTCTTTCAAGAAGGGGGAGCGTCTCCAGATAATAAATAACAC GGAAGGGGACTGGTGGCTGGCGCTCTCCCTGACCACCGGAAAGAGCGGCTATATCCCCAGCAATTATGTGGCTCCATCTGACTCCATCCAGGCAGAAGA TGATCTCAAACTGACTCTAGATTCCAG atggTTCTTTGCCAAAATCACACGCCGTGATTCAGAGAGGATGCTGCTAGCTTTGGACAACAGAAGAGGGACTTTCGTggtgagagagagtgagacaACCAAAG GTGCCTACTGTCTGTCAGTGTTGGACTATGACAACACCAGAGGGCTCAATGTGAAACACTACAAGATCAGGAAGCTGGACAGCGGGGGCTTCTACATCACGTCCCGCACGCCGTTCGGCAGCCTGCAGCAGCTCGTCAACCATTACCGCA agcACGCAGACGGGCTGTGTCACATTCTGACGGACATCTGTCCCACGCTGAAGCCTCAGACTCAGGGCTTATCCAGGGATGCCTGGGAGATCCCAAGAGAGTCCCTACGCCTGGAGGTCAAGATGGGGCAGGGCTGCTTCGGAGAGGTCTGGATGG GAACGTGGAACGGTACGACGCGGGTGGCGATCAAGACGCTGAAGCCCGGCACCATGTCCCCCGAGGCTTTCCTGCAGGAAGCTCAGGTCATGAAGAAACTGAGACACGAGAAGCTTGTGCAGCTGTACGCCGTGGTGTCTGAGGAGCCCATCTACATCGTAACGGAGTTCATGGGCCAAG GCAGCTTACTGGAGTGTCTGAAAGGAGAGTTTGGTGCAGTGCTCCGCCTTCCACAGCTGGTGGACTTTGCCTCACAG ATCGCTTCAGGGATGgcctatgtggagaggatgaaCTATGTGCATAGAGACCTGCGAGCTGCTAACATCCTGGTGGGGGATAATCTGGTGTGCAAAGTAGCTGATTTTGGTCTGGCTCGCCTCATTGAGGATAACGAATACACGGCCAGGCAAG GCGCCAAGTTTCCCATCAAGTGGACGGCTCCGGAGGCGGCGCTCTACGGCCGATTCACCATCAAATCTGACGTCTGGTCCTTCGGGGTCCTGCTGACGGAGCTGGCCACCAAAGGCCGTGTGCCCTATCCAG GTATGGTGAACAGGGAGGTTTTGGATCAGGTGGAGCGTGGTTACAGGATGCCGTGTCCAGCAGAATGCCCGGCTTCTCTCCACGAGCTGATGCTAAACTGCTGGAGGAAGGAGCCTGAGGAGAGGCCCACCTTTGAATACCTGCAGGGCTTCCTGGAGGATTACTTCACCTCCACAGAGCCTCAGTACCAGCCTGGGGATAACCTGTAA
- the src gene encoding proto-oncogene tyrosine-protein kinase Src isoform X4 — translation MGGSKSKPKDVGQRTRSLDSNISSGGGAGGHHHKSAQQSATPNRSPTVDTGLSNNQSITNNAELALFGGAENHSISSNRITLAGVTAFVALYDYESRTETDLSFKKGERLQIINNTEGDWWLALSLTTGKSGYIPSNYVAPSDSIQAEEWFFAKITRRDSERMLLALDNRRGTFVVRESETTKGAYCLSVLDYDNTRGLNVKHYKIRKLDSGGFYITSRTPFGSLQQLVNHYRKHADGLCHILTDICPTLKPQTQGLSRDAWEIPRESLRLEVKMGQGCFGEVWMGTWNGTTRVAIKTLKPGTMSPEAFLQEAQVMKKLRHEKLVQLYAVVSEEPIYIVTEFMGQGSLLECLKGEFGAVLRLPQLVDFASQIASGMAYVERMNYVHRDLRAANILVGDNLVCKVADFGLARLIEDNEYTARQGAKFPIKWTAPEAALYGRFTIKSDVWSFGVLLTELATKGRVPYPGMVNREVLDQVERGYRMPCPAECPASLHELMLNCWRKEPEERPTFEYLQGFLEDYFTSTEPQYQPGDNL, via the exons ATGGGTGGATCCAAGAGTAAGCCCAAAGATGTCGGCCAGCGAACCCGCAGCCTTGACAGCAACATCAGCTCTGGGGGAGGGGCTGGCGGTCACCACCACAAATCTGCCCAACAGTCAGCGACACCCAACCGTAGCCCAACTGTGGACACGGGTCTCAGTAACAACCAGTCAATCACCAATAATGCCGAACTCGCTCTGTTTGGAGGCGCGGAAAATCACAGCATCTCTTCGAACAGAATAACCCTAGCAG GTGTGACGGCATTTGTGGCCTTGTACGACTACGAGTCTCGAACAGAGACAGATCTGTCTTTCAAGAAGGGGGAGCGTCTCCAGATAATAAATAACAC GGAAGGGGACTGGTGGCTGGCGCTCTCCCTGACCACCGGAAAGAGCGGCTATATCCCCAGCAATTATGTGGCTCCATCTGACTCCATCCAGGCAGAAGA atggTTCTTTGCCAAAATCACACGCCGTGATTCAGAGAGGATGCTGCTAGCTTTGGACAACAGAAGAGGGACTTTCGTggtgagagagagtgagacaACCAAAG GTGCCTACTGTCTGTCAGTGTTGGACTATGACAACACCAGAGGGCTCAATGTGAAACACTACAAGATCAGGAAGCTGGACAGCGGGGGCTTCTACATCACGTCCCGCACGCCGTTCGGCAGCCTGCAGCAGCTCGTCAACCATTACCGCA agcACGCAGACGGGCTGTGTCACATTCTGACGGACATCTGTCCCACGCTGAAGCCTCAGACTCAGGGCTTATCCAGGGATGCCTGGGAGATCCCAAGAGAGTCCCTACGCCTGGAGGTCAAGATGGGGCAGGGCTGCTTCGGAGAGGTCTGGATGG GAACGTGGAACGGTACGACGCGGGTGGCGATCAAGACGCTGAAGCCCGGCACCATGTCCCCCGAGGCTTTCCTGCAGGAAGCTCAGGTCATGAAGAAACTGAGACACGAGAAGCTTGTGCAGCTGTACGCCGTGGTGTCTGAGGAGCCCATCTACATCGTAACGGAGTTCATGGGCCAAG GCAGCTTACTGGAGTGTCTGAAAGGAGAGTTTGGTGCAGTGCTCCGCCTTCCACAGCTGGTGGACTTTGCCTCACAG ATCGCTTCAGGGATGgcctatgtggagaggatgaaCTATGTGCATAGAGACCTGCGAGCTGCTAACATCCTGGTGGGGGATAATCTGGTGTGCAAAGTAGCTGATTTTGGTCTGGCTCGCCTCATTGAGGATAACGAATACACGGCCAGGCAAG GCGCCAAGTTTCCCATCAAGTGGACGGCTCCGGAGGCGGCGCTCTACGGCCGATTCACCATCAAATCTGACGTCTGGTCCTTCGGGGTCCTGCTGACGGAGCTGGCCACCAAAGGCCGTGTGCCCTATCCAG GTATGGTGAACAGGGAGGTTTTGGATCAGGTGGAGCGTGGTTACAGGATGCCGTGTCCAGCAGAATGCCCGGCTTCTCTCCACGAGCTGATGCTAAACTGCTGGAGGAAGGAGCCTGAGGAGAGGCCCACCTTTGAATACCTGCAGGGCTTCCTGGAGGATTACTTCACCTCCACAGAGCCTCAGTACCAGCCTGGGGATAACCTGTAA
- the src gene encoding proto-oncogene tyrosine-protein kinase Src isoform X2 yields MGGSKSKPKDVGQRTRSLDSNISSGGGAGGHHHKSAQQSATPNRSPTVDTGLSNNQSITNNAELALFGGAENHSISSNRITLAGVTAFVALYDYESRTETDLSFKKGERLQIINNTRKISCREGDWWLALSLTTGKSGYIPSNYVAPSDSIQAEEWFFAKITRRDSERMLLALDNRRGTFVVRESETTKGAYCLSVLDYDNTRGLNVKHYKIRKLDSGGFYITSRTPFGSLQQLVNHYRKHADGLCHILTDICPTLKPQTQGLSRDAWEIPRESLRLEVKMGQGCFGEVWMGTWNGTTRVAIKTLKPGTMSPEAFLQEAQVMKKLRHEKLVQLYAVVSEEPIYIVTEFMGQGSLLECLKGEFGAVLRLPQLVDFASQIASGMAYVERMNYVHRDLRAANILVGDNLVCKVADFGLARLIEDNEYTARQGAKFPIKWTAPEAALYGRFTIKSDVWSFGVLLTELATKGRVPYPGMVNREVLDQVERGYRMPCPAECPASLHELMLNCWRKEPEERPTFEYLQGFLEDYFTSTEPQYQPGDNL; encoded by the exons ATGGGTGGATCCAAGAGTAAGCCCAAAGATGTCGGCCAGCGAACCCGCAGCCTTGACAGCAACATCAGCTCTGGGGGAGGGGCTGGCGGTCACCACCACAAATCTGCCCAACAGTCAGCGACACCCAACCGTAGCCCAACTGTGGACACGGGTCTCAGTAACAACCAGTCAATCACCAATAATGCCGAACTCGCTCTGTTTGGAGGCGCGGAAAATCACAGCATCTCTTCGAACAGAATAACCCTAGCAG GTGTGACGGCATTTGTGGCCTTGTACGACTACGAGTCTCGAACAGAGACAGATCTGTCTTTCAAGAAGGGGGAGCGTCTCCAGATAATAAATAACAC GAGGAAGATAAGCTGCAG GGAAGGGGACTGGTGGCTGGCGCTCTCCCTGACCACCGGAAAGAGCGGCTATATCCCCAGCAATTATGTGGCTCCATCTGACTCCATCCAGGCAGAAGA atggTTCTTTGCCAAAATCACACGCCGTGATTCAGAGAGGATGCTGCTAGCTTTGGACAACAGAAGAGGGACTTTCGTggtgagagagagtgagacaACCAAAG GTGCCTACTGTCTGTCAGTGTTGGACTATGACAACACCAGAGGGCTCAATGTGAAACACTACAAGATCAGGAAGCTGGACAGCGGGGGCTTCTACATCACGTCCCGCACGCCGTTCGGCAGCCTGCAGCAGCTCGTCAACCATTACCGCA agcACGCAGACGGGCTGTGTCACATTCTGACGGACATCTGTCCCACGCTGAAGCCTCAGACTCAGGGCTTATCCAGGGATGCCTGGGAGATCCCAAGAGAGTCCCTACGCCTGGAGGTCAAGATGGGGCAGGGCTGCTTCGGAGAGGTCTGGATGG GAACGTGGAACGGTACGACGCGGGTGGCGATCAAGACGCTGAAGCCCGGCACCATGTCCCCCGAGGCTTTCCTGCAGGAAGCTCAGGTCATGAAGAAACTGAGACACGAGAAGCTTGTGCAGCTGTACGCCGTGGTGTCTGAGGAGCCCATCTACATCGTAACGGAGTTCATGGGCCAAG GCAGCTTACTGGAGTGTCTGAAAGGAGAGTTTGGTGCAGTGCTCCGCCTTCCACAGCTGGTGGACTTTGCCTCACAG ATCGCTTCAGGGATGgcctatgtggagaggatgaaCTATGTGCATAGAGACCTGCGAGCTGCTAACATCCTGGTGGGGGATAATCTGGTGTGCAAAGTAGCTGATTTTGGTCTGGCTCGCCTCATTGAGGATAACGAATACACGGCCAGGCAAG GCGCCAAGTTTCCCATCAAGTGGACGGCTCCGGAGGCGGCGCTCTACGGCCGATTCACCATCAAATCTGACGTCTGGTCCTTCGGGGTCCTGCTGACGGAGCTGGCCACCAAAGGCCGTGTGCCCTATCCAG GTATGGTGAACAGGGAGGTTTTGGATCAGGTGGAGCGTGGTTACAGGATGCCGTGTCCAGCAGAATGCCCGGCTTCTCTCCACGAGCTGATGCTAAACTGCTGGAGGAAGGAGCCTGAGGAGAGGCCCACCTTTGAATACCTGCAGGGCTTCCTGGAGGATTACTTCACCTCCACAGAGCCTCAGTACCAGCCTGGGGATAACCTGTAA